A section of the Rhizobium sp. BG4 genome encodes:
- a CDS encoding ribbon-helix-helix domain-containing protein, with protein sequence MIRKHSATLHGHRTSFTLEDEFWAELKAIATARTIPLAALISEIDDSRAADSNLSSALRLHVLAWLKNSG encoded by the coding sequence ATGATCCGCAAGCATTCCGCAACGCTTCACGGCCACCGCACCAGCTTCACCCTCGAAGACGAATTCTGGGCCGAACTGAAGGCGATCGCCACCGCCCGCACAATCCCGCTTGCCGCACTGATTTCAGAGATCGACGATAGCCGCGCCGCCGACAGCAACCTCTCCTCGGCGCTGCGCCTGCATGTGCTCGCCTGGCTCAAGAACAGCGGATGA
- a CDS encoding aldo/keto reductase — MDYRNLGRSGLRVPVLSFGAGTFGGSGPLFGAWGNTDAAEARRLVDICLEAGVNLFDTADVYSAGASEEVLGQAIRGKRDQVLISTKTALPVGDGPADWGASRSRLIRSVDAALRRLGTDYIDLLQLHAFDASTPVEEVLSTLDGLIAAGKLRYTGVSNFAGWELMKSLAAADANGHPRYVAHQVYYSLAGRDYEWELMPLGADQGVGALVWSPLAWGRLTGKIRRGQPLPEGSRLHQTAEFGPPVDDEKLYAIVDVLMEIAEETGKTVPQIAINWLTSRPTVSSVIIGARNEEQLRQNLGAVGWSLTPEQIKRLDAVSAVTAPYPYFPYRRQEGFARLNPPLV; from the coding sequence ATGGACTATCGAAATCTCGGCCGGTCAGGCCTGCGTGTGCCCGTTCTGAGCTTCGGCGCCGGTACCTTCGGTGGCTCCGGCCCGCTGTTCGGTGCCTGGGGCAATACCGATGCCGCGGAAGCGCGCCGTCTCGTCGACATCTGCCTGGAGGCCGGTGTCAATCTGTTCGACACGGCGGACGTCTATTCTGCAGGTGCCTCTGAAGAAGTGCTGGGGCAGGCGATCCGCGGCAAGCGCGATCAGGTGCTGATCTCGACCAAGACGGCTCTTCCCGTCGGTGACGGTCCGGCCGATTGGGGCGCCTCGCGCTCGCGGCTGATCCGCTCGGTCGACGCGGCGCTGCGCCGCCTCGGCACCGACTATATCGACCTCCTCCAGCTGCATGCCTTCGATGCCTCGACGCCGGTCGAGGAAGTGCTATCGACGCTCGACGGACTGATTGCAGCGGGCAAGCTGCGCTATACCGGCGTGTCGAATTTCGCGGGATGGGAACTGATGAAGTCGCTTGCAGCGGCCGATGCGAACGGGCATCCGCGCTACGTCGCCCATCAGGTCTACTATTCGCTCGCCGGCCGCGACTACGAATGGGAGCTGATGCCGCTCGGCGCAGATCAGGGCGTCGGCGCTCTGGTCTGGAGCCCGCTTGCCTGGGGCAGGCTGACCGGCAAGATCCGCCGCGGTCAGCCCCTGCCGGAAGGAAGCCGTCTGCACCAGACGGCCGAATTCGGGCCTCCTGTCGATGACGAGAAGCTCTATGCGATCGTCGATGTTCTGATGGAGATCGCGGAGGAGACCGGCAAGACGGTACCGCAGATTGCCATCAACTGGCTCACCAGCCGCCCGACAGTATCGAGCGTCATCATCGGCGCCCGCAACGAAGAACAGCTGCGCCAGAACCTCGGCGCGGTGGGCTGGTCGCTGACGCCGGAGCAGATCAAGCGGCTGGATGCGGTGAGCGCCGTGACCGCGCCCTATCCCTATTTCCCCTATCGCCGCCAGGAGGGTTTTGCTCGGCTGAACCCGCCTCTGGTCTGA
- a CDS encoding FAD-linked oxidase C-terminal domain-containing protein, whose product MALKDAKAGLRNEAGISAVLGILKQSFGERFQTGESFRAQHAHTTTYIPAQLPDGVLFAETADDVKAAVRICAEHKVPVIGFGTGSSLEGQVNAPSGGISIDFSRMNRVLEVNAEDLDCTVEPGITREELNVYLRDTGLFFPIDPGANASIGGMASTRASGTNAVRYGTMKDNVLSVTAVTANGEEIRTARRARKSSAGYDMTRLFVGSEGTLGILTSVTLRLQGIPQKIGGGVCPFPTIKAACDAVIMTIQMGIPVARIELLDALQIKCCNAYSNLSYEETPTLFLEFHGTDETVALQSQHFAEIAAECGGGEFVWTVNAEERAKLWKARHNAYWASRALAPELAALSTDVCVPISRLADCITETQADIEAHGLLAMIVGHAGDGNFHVLVLFDDKTAEGVAGVENFVSRLNARALAMDGTCTGEHGIGQGKMSFLQEELGGTVDLMRQVKRSLDPDNIFNPGKIFHLG is encoded by the coding sequence ATGGCTCTCAAGGATGCGAAGGCTGGATTGCGCAACGAGGCAGGGATTTCTGCCGTCCTGGGCATCCTGAAGCAGAGTTTCGGCGAGCGTTTCCAGACCGGCGAATCCTTCCGCGCGCAACACGCCCATACGACAACCTATATTCCGGCGCAGCTGCCCGATGGCGTGTTGTTTGCCGAGACGGCGGATGACGTCAAAGCCGCGGTCAGGATCTGCGCCGAGCACAAGGTTCCCGTCATCGGCTTCGGCACGGGCTCGTCGCTCGAAGGCCAGGTCAATGCGCCCTCCGGCGGCATTTCCATCGATTTCAGCCGGATGAACCGCGTTCTCGAAGTCAATGCCGAGGATCTCGACTGCACTGTCGAGCCCGGCATCACCCGCGAAGAGCTCAACGTTTATCTCCGCGATACCGGCCTGTTCTTCCCGATCGATCCCGGCGCTAACGCCTCGATCGGCGGCATGGCCTCGACGCGCGCTTCCGGCACCAATGCGGTGCGCTACGGCACGATGAAGGACAATGTGCTGTCCGTCACCGCGGTGACCGCCAATGGCGAGGAAATCCGCACCGCGCGGCGCGCCCGCAAGTCCTCGGCCGGCTATGACATGACGCGGCTCTTCGTTGGCTCCGAGGGCACGCTCGGCATTCTGACGTCGGTGACGTTGAGGCTGCAAGGGATCCCGCAGAAGATCGGCGGCGGCGTCTGCCCATTTCCGACCATCAAGGCGGCCTGCGACGCCGTCATCATGACCATCCAGATGGGCATTCCGGTCGCCCGCATCGAGCTTCTCGATGCGCTGCAGATCAAGTGCTGTAATGCCTATTCGAACCTCAGCTACGAGGAGACGCCGACGCTCTTCCTCGAATTCCACGGCACGGACGAGACGGTCGCGCTGCAATCGCAACATTTTGCCGAGATCGCCGCCGAGTGCGGGGGCGGGGAGTTTGTCTGGACCGTCAATGCCGAGGAGCGCGCGAAGCTCTGGAAAGCTCGCCACAACGCCTATTGGGCCTCGCGGGCGCTGGCGCCCGAGCTTGCCGCACTTTCGACGGATGTCTGTGTTCCTATCTCCCGGCTGGCGGATTGCATCACGGAGACGCAGGCGGATATCGAGGCGCACGGCTTGCTGGCGATGATCGTCGGGCATGCGGGCGACGGGAACTTCCATGTCCTGGTGTTGTTCGACGACAAGACCGCGGAAGGTGTTGCCGGTGTCGAGAATTTCGTCTCGCGGCTCAATGCACGTGCGCTGGCAATGGATGGAACATGCACCGGGGAACACGGGATCGGACAAGGCAAGATGTCGTTTCTTCAAGAGGAGCTCGGCGGCACCGTCGATCTGATGCGCCAGGTCAAGCGCTCGCTCGATCCGGACAATATCTTCAACCCGGGCAAGATTTTTCACCTCGGCTGA
- a CDS encoding AbrB family transcriptional regulator encodes MPFKALASFLPSKASLPRWAILLALSVILVLGLEMLGLPASLLIGPMVAAIVVALTASKTQLRVPRWPLLFGQALVGFLMARAITVDIVKTMADDALLFLSLIFAIIAAAGLLGYVLTKLQVLPGTTAVWGSSPGAAAAMTIMSESYGADARLVAFMQYLRVVFVAVAASVVSTLWTSAEGAEPPPLIFFPPVDWPAFAATIALTGLCAYGAARLRIQGGTIILPLIIGSTLQGLGLLTIELPLWLLAISYALIGWSIGLRFTPGIMAHAARALPRVAASILTLMSICGLMAFALHKLAGVDPLTAYLATSPGGADSVAIIAASSDVDMPFVMAMQVGRFLVILLTGPMLARFIARKSGLAMSRV; translated from the coding sequence ATGCCGTTCAAAGCCCTTGCCAGCTTCCTACCTTCGAAGGCGAGCCTGCCCCGATGGGCAATCCTGCTTGCTCTCTCCGTCATCCTGGTTCTCGGCCTGGAAATGCTCGGCCTGCCGGCATCGCTGCTGATCGGGCCGATGGTCGCGGCGATCGTCGTGGCGCTGACGGCATCGAAGACGCAGCTGCGCGTGCCCCGCTGGCCGCTGCTCTTCGGGCAGGCGCTGGTTGGCTTCCTGATGGCACGCGCCATCACCGTCGATATCGTCAAGACCATGGCCGATGATGCCCTGCTCTTCCTGTCGCTGATCTTCGCGATCATCGCCGCTGCCGGTTTGCTTGGTTACGTGCTGACCAAACTGCAGGTTCTGCCCGGAACCACTGCCGTCTGGGGCTCCTCCCCCGGCGCCGCCGCGGCGATGACCATCATGTCCGAGAGCTACGGCGCCGATGCCCGCCTCGTCGCCTTCATGCAATACCTGCGCGTCGTCTTCGTCGCCGTCGCCGCCTCTGTCGTCTCGACCCTCTGGACCAGCGCCGAGGGCGCAGAACCACCGCCGCTGATCTTCTTCCCGCCGGTCGACTGGCCGGCCTTTGCCGCAACGATCGCGCTGACCGGCCTCTGCGCCTATGGCGCCGCACGCTTGCGCATCCAGGGCGGCACGATCATCCTGCCGCTGATCATCGGCTCGACGCTGCAGGGACTGGGTCTTTTGACGATCGAGCTGCCGCTCTGGCTGCTTGCCATCAGTTATGCCCTGATCGGCTGGAGCATCGGCCTGCGCTTCACGCCGGGTATCATGGCGCACGCCGCCCGCGCCCTGCCTCGCGTCGCAGCTTCGATCCTGACGCTAATGTCGATCTGCGGCCTGATGGCCTTTGCGCTCCACAAGCTTGCCGGCGTCGATCCGCTGACGGCCTATCTGGCAACCAGCCCCGGCGGCGCCGATTCGGTCGCCATCATCGCCGCATCGAGCGATGTCGACATGCCCTTCGTCATGGCGATGCAGGTCGGGCGCTTCCTGGTCATCCTGCTGACCGGCCCGATGCTCGCCCGTTTCATCGCCAGGAAGAGCGGCCTGGCGATGAGCCGCGTCTGA
- a CDS encoding OmpA family protein — MIKKFIVLALAATYLSACTTTDPYTGEQKMSNTAGGAMLGAVGGALAGAALGGRGHGARNAALIGAGIGALAGGAIGNYMDQQEAELRQQLEGTGISVTRNGDNIILNMPSNITFDVDQDAVKPGFYQTLNSVAIVLRKFNRTLIDVNGHTDSTGSLQHNQDLSQRRALSVADYLGGQGIDQRRVSAVGFGPSQPIASNATEAGRSQNRRVEIQIAPVTQG, encoded by the coding sequence ATGATCAAGAAATTCATAGTCCTGGCGCTTGCCGCCACCTATCTGAGCGCCTGCACGACGACCGATCCCTATACAGGCGAGCAGAAGATGTCGAACACGGCAGGCGGCGCGATGCTTGGCGCCGTTGGCGGCGCGCTCGCAGGTGCTGCTCTCGGCGGACGCGGCCATGGTGCGCGTAACGCGGCCCTGATCGGCGCCGGTATCGGTGCGCTCGCTGGTGGCGCGATCGGCAATTACATGGACCAGCAGGAAGCCGAGCTTCGCCAGCAGCTCGAAGGCACCGGCATTTCCGTCACCCGCAACGGCGACAACATCATCCTCAACATGCCGTCGAACATCACCTTCGACGTCGACCAGGATGCCGTGAAGCCGGGCTTCTATCAGACGCTGAATTCCGTCGCGATCGTGCTGCGCAAGTTCAACCGCACGCTCATCGACGTCAACGGCCATACGGACTCGACAGGCAGTCTGCAGCATAACCAGGATCTGTCGCAGCGCCGCGCCCTGTCGGTTGCCGATTATCTCGGCGGCCAGGGTATCGACCAGCGCCGCGTCTCGGCCGTCGGCTTCGGCCCGTCGCAGCCGATTGCCTCCAACGCGACGGAAGCAGGGCGCTCGCAGAACCGCCGCGTCGAAATTCAGATCGCACCAGTTACCCAGGGCTGA
- a CDS encoding LysR family transcriptional regulator: MSRQDINRSGEMEVFVRAVELGGFSAAATACKMTPSAVSKLITRLEARLGTRLVNRSTRKLQLTPEGSAFYQRSVSILADISEAERYASSGEQATGPIRINTSGSFGNHILAPLVPQFLAEHPGITLDITLTDKIVDLMEERADVAIRAGPLKSSSLIARKLGGARKLIVGAPSYLATHGVPKSIADLENHCRVGFSYSRAIQGWPLQDGAEAVNVPVTPGVQVSDGEAMRHLAVAGAGLARLADFTLREDIAAGRLAVVMEDFNPGDIEDFYAVYLGQGGPLPARVRALLDFLATHAKL; the protein is encoded by the coding sequence ATGAGCAGGCAGGACATCAATCGCTCCGGCGAAATGGAAGTCTTCGTCCGCGCCGTCGAGCTCGGCGGCTTTTCGGCGGCCGCAACGGCCTGCAAGATGACGCCTTCGGCGGTGAGCAAGCTGATTACCCGCCTTGAGGCAAGGCTCGGCACCCGCCTCGTCAACCGCTCCACCCGCAAGCTGCAGCTGACACCGGAAGGGTCGGCTTTCTACCAGCGCAGCGTTTCGATCCTCGCCGATATTTCAGAGGCCGAGCGCTATGCATCGTCAGGCGAACAGGCGACCGGGCCGATCCGTATCAATACCAGCGGCTCCTTCGGCAATCACATCCTGGCGCCGCTCGTGCCGCAGTTCCTGGCCGAACATCCCGGCATCACCCTCGACATTACCCTGACCGACAAGATCGTCGATCTCATGGAAGAGCGCGCCGATGTGGCGATCCGCGCCGGTCCGCTGAAGAGCTCCAGCCTGATCGCCCGCAAGCTCGGCGGCGCCCGCAAGCTCATCGTCGGCGCTCCCAGCTATCTCGCGACGCATGGCGTGCCGAAATCCATCGCCGATCTCGAAAACCACTGCCGCGTCGGCTTTTCCTATTCCCGCGCCATCCAGGGCTGGCCGCTTCAGGATGGCGCCGAAGCGGTCAACGTGCCGGTCACACCGGGGGTGCAGGTCAGCGACGGTGAGGCCATGCGCCATCTGGCGGTTGCCGGCGCTGGGCTGGCCCGGCTCGCCGACTTCACCTTACGGGAAGATATTGCCGCCGGGAGACTTGCCGTCGTCATGGAAGACTTCAATCCCGGCGATATCGAGGACTTTTACGCCGTCTATCTCGGCCAGGGCGGCCCGCTTCCGGCCCGCGTGCGCGCCCTCCTCGATTTCCTGGCTACTCACGCCAAGCTATGA
- a CDS encoding AsmA-like C-terminal region-containing protein, with protein MVGRFLVFLGGVIVVVLFVALLAPLFIDWTDFRKNFEDQASQIIGKKVTVHGTVDARLLPFPSVTMHDVRVGQEPDGQPIVQVEQFSMDAELAPFLSGEALIFDMRVVNPKVRLRLLKDGTLDWMRGSQAEIPAKTVVLENVHVSGGDVQFIDDQSGRSRNITGLNAEMSAKSLAGPWRIDGDATLDGEHGSFSIASGQPDENGVLKVRTRLVPDQHPVSVDLDGELKLVDRKPNYQGTMSAAIENRGQSKNDKTLPPPRVKGRFELTNERIRVPEYRLEVGSADDPYVITGEATLDTGSAPEFLLIANGQQIDVNRIGNQGAGGKTARDPGLSARQRLNSLINIVAQVPIPQVPGKASVRLPAIVAGDTAIRDVQLDLQPAGDGWTIDDAVGTLPGRTQVEGKGRLTLRGQPSFNGHVTVASNQPSGLASWLAGSVDPAIRQLRQAGFSADVGLTHQKQSFDNLEIAVGPATLKGRVERLAPKDQTPALNVALNGDALDLDALRALTGLFTGQDAGDNVLDHKITAQLKADKFTAFGVEASNVETNFTIADGALAIEKLAVKNFAGAELTATGRAEGSLLDYKGSGEITFKSADPGPFFTMLKEHLPPHPVMDRLVRNAAWYTNTALRGALTLGGDDNDGLTLTLAGVSNGSRVNLDYRMSDLLALTGKGTTSLEATLENATTSVLFGQAGLDPLPVEADANGRLSLKVQVNGTDPADASLAFATDRTSFTANGKVDVRPDTFMNGQVGVSLESADLDPYLIMNGIALPQLGTGLPFGLQTTATIDSGKITFADLKGHAADNKFAGSLAVDRAANKTTASGELALDRADAIWLGEAVYGPMTDPVTGNLTTQGLGQPVFKDMDVNLKLSAQQFWPGWSGAVNDFASNIAYKGDELQLNDMQGTWDGGKLSGNLLFTNADGTGFFQTKLALADADLGGVVWSRDGAPIANGKFGLSLSSEASGKSMTELASSMTGSGEMRLGETSVRGLNLAILAPLLSATDPMQDQLNAGKVHPIVETLLNNGEAKLPPLGIPFNITDGMLRVQNVTVSNDLAKVTGNAQIDLPQERINASLNIGFNPGNDALSGADPALRLDFSGLLASPGRTMDVTDITGYLSLRAFERERRRVERLQANVLEKQRLRREVALYKFNDAERAKAAAIEAERKAEEERLRALAEAAAKQKAEAEVRAKAEADAKAAADAKAAAEAEAQRRAAQQNSSQGQAPTGGNGLNFNTMPGAGIPQ; from the coding sequence TTGGTAGGCCGGTTCCTCGTCTTTCTGGGGGGAGTGATCGTCGTAGTGCTCTTTGTGGCGCTACTCGCACCGCTATTCATCGACTGGACGGACTTCCGCAAGAATTTCGAGGATCAGGCAAGCCAGATCATCGGCAAGAAGGTCACCGTGCACGGCACCGTCGATGCGCGGCTGCTGCCGTTTCCGTCGGTGACCATGCATGACGTGCGCGTCGGCCAGGAGCCGGATGGCCAGCCGATCGTTCAGGTCGAGCAGTTTTCCATGGATGCCGAGCTTGCGCCGTTTCTCTCTGGCGAAGCGCTGATCTTCGACATGCGCGTCGTCAATCCGAAGGTGCGGCTGCGCCTCCTGAAGGACGGCACGCTCGACTGGATGCGCGGCAGCCAGGCGGAAATTCCGGCCAAGACCGTCGTGCTCGAAAATGTTCATGTCAGCGGTGGCGATGTGCAGTTCATCGACGACCAGTCCGGCCGTTCGCGCAACATCACCGGCCTGAATGCGGAGATGTCGGCAAAGTCGCTCGCCGGTCCGTGGCGCATTGATGGTGATGCGACTCTCGACGGCGAGCATGGCAGTTTCTCGATCGCCAGCGGCCAGCCGGATGAAAACGGCGTGTTGAAAGTCCGCACCCGTCTCGTTCCCGACCAGCATCCTGTCAGCGTCGATCTCGATGGCGAGCTGAAGCTCGTCGACCGCAAGCCGAACTATCAGGGCACGATGTCGGCAGCGATCGAGAACCGCGGGCAGAGCAAGAATGACAAGACGCTGCCGCCGCCGCGCGTGAAGGGCCGTTTCGAGCTGACCAACGAGCGCATCCGCGTTCCTGAATACCGGCTGGAAGTCGGCTCGGCCGATGACCCCTATGTGATCACCGGGGAGGCGACGCTCGATACCGGCAGCGCGCCGGAATTCCTGCTGATCGCCAACGGCCAGCAGATCGATGTCAACCGCATCGGCAATCAGGGCGCGGGCGGCAAGACGGCGCGCGATCCCGGCCTTTCGGCCCGCCAGCGCCTCAATTCGCTGATCAATATCGTGGCGCAGGTGCCGATCCCGCAGGTGCCGGGCAAGGCGAGCGTGCGTCTGCCGGCCATCGTTGCCGGCGATACGGCGATCCGCGACGTGCAGCTCGACCTGCAGCCGGCCGGTGACGGCTGGACGATCGACGATGCCGTCGGCACGCTGCCGGGCCGCACGCAGGTGGAAGGCAAGGGGCGGCTTACGTTGCGCGGTCAGCCGTCGTTCAACGGTCACGTGACCGTGGCTTCCAACCAGCCGAGTGGCCTTGCGTCCTGGCTTGCCGGTTCGGTCGATCCGGCAATTCGCCAGCTCCGTCAGGCTGGTTTTTCGGCCGATGTCGGCCTGACGCATCAGAAGCAGAGTTTCGACAATCTGGAGATCGCCGTCGGTCCCGCAACGCTCAAGGGCAGGGTGGAGCGGCTGGCGCCGAAGGATCAGACGCCGGCGCTGAACGTGGCGCTGAATGGCGATGCGCTGGATCTCGACGCGCTCCGGGCGCTGACCGGCCTGTTTACCGGACAGGACGCCGGCGACAACGTGCTCGACCACAAGATCACCGCCCAGCTGAAGGCCGACAAGTTCACGGCCTTCGGTGTCGAGGCCTCGAATGTCGAGACCAATTTCACCATCGCCGATGGCGCACTCGCCATCGAAAAGCTGGCGGTCAAGAATTTCGCAGGTGCCGAGCTGACCGCGACCGGCCGCGCCGAAGGCTCGTTGCTCGACTATAAGGGTTCCGGCGAGATCACCTTCAAATCGGCCGATCCCGGCCCGTTCTTCACCATGCTGAAGGAGCATCTGCCACCGCATCCGGTCATGGACCGGCTGGTGCGCAATGCCGCCTGGTACACCAACACGGCGCTGCGCGGCGCCCTGACGCTCGGTGGCGACGACAATGATGGGCTGACGCTGACGCTGGCCGGTGTTTCCAACGGCAGCCGCGTCAATCTCGATTACCGCATGTCCGATCTTCTGGCGCTGACCGGCAAGGGGACGACCAGCCTCGAAGCGACGCTCGAGAATGCGACGACCTCTGTGCTGTTCGGCCAGGCGGGGCTCGACCCGCTGCCGGTGGAAGCCGATGCCAATGGCAGATTGTCGCTGAAGGTGCAGGTCAACGGCACCGATCCCGCCGATGCCTCGCTGGCCTTTGCGACCGACCGCACGTCGTTTACCGCCAATGGCAAGGTCGATGTGCGCCCCGATACCTTCATGAACGGCCAGGTCGGTGTTTCCCTGGAGAGCGCCGATCTCGATCCCTACCTGATCATGAACGGCATAGCGCTGCCGCAGCTCGGAACCGGCCTGCCGTTCGGCCTCCAGACGACGGCGACGATCGATAGCGGCAAGATCACATTCGCGGACCTGAAGGGCCATGCTGCCGACAATAAGTTCGCTGGCTCGCTGGCGGTCGACAGGGCAGCGAACAAGACCACGGCGAGCGGGGAGCTGGCGCTCGACCGCGCCGATGCGATCTGGCTCGGCGAGGCCGTCTATGGGCCGATGACCGATCCTGTAACCGGCAATCTGACGACACAGGGTCTCGGACAGCCGGTCTTCAAGGATATGGACGTCAACCTGAAGCTCTCGGCCCAGCAGTTCTGGCCCGGCTGGTCTGGCGCCGTCAACGATTTCGCCAGCAACATTGCCTATAAGGGCGACGAGCTGCAGCTGAACGACATGCAGGGCACCTGGGATGGCGGCAAGCTTTCCGGCAACCTGCTCTTCACCAATGCCGACGGCACCGGCTTCTTCCAGACGAAGCTGGCGCTTGCCGATGCCGATCTCGGCGGCGTCGTCTGGTCGCGTGACGGGGCGCCGATTGCCAACGGCAAGTTCGGCCTGTCGCTGAGCTCCGAGGCATCCGGCAAGTCGATGACGGAACTCGCGAGCTCGATGACCGGCTCCGGCGAGATGCGGCTTGGCGAGACCAGCGTGCGTGGCCTCAATCTGGCGATCCTGGCGCCACTGCTCTCGGCCACCGATCCGATGCAGGACCAGCTGAATGCCGGCAAGGTGCATCCGATCGTCGAGACGCTGCTGAATAACGGCGAGGCAAAGCTGCCGCCGCTCGGCATCCCGTTCAACATCACCGATGGCATGCTCCGGGTTCAGAACGTCACCGTATCCAACGACCTCGCCAAGGTGACCGGCAACGCGCAGATCGACCTGCCGCAGGAGCGTATCAACGCCTCGCTGAATATCGGCTTCAACCCCGGCAACGACGCGCTCTCCGGCGCCGATCCGGCGTTGAGGCTCGATTTTTCCGGTCTGCTGGCATCGCCTGGCCGCACCATGGATGTGACCGATATCACCGGCTACCTGTCGCTGCGCGCCTTCGAACGCGAACGCCGCCGGGTCGAGCGCCTGCAGGCCAACGTGCTCGAAAAACAGCGCCTGCGCCGCGAAGTGGCTCTCTACAAGTTCAACGACGCCGAACGCGCCAAGGCAGCGGCGATCGAGGCCGAGCGCAAGGCCGAGGAGGAGCGTCTGCGGGCGCTCGCCGAAGCGGCTGCGAAACAGAAGGCGGAAGCGGAAGTCAGGGCGAAGGCCGAGGCGGATGCGAAGGCTGCTGCCGACGCCAAGGCCGCGGCGGAGGCCGAAGCACAACGGCGTGCGGCTCAGCAGAACAGCAGCCAGGGCCAGGCACCGACAGGCGGCAACGGCCTGAATTTCAACACCATGCCCGGCGCCGGCATTCCGCAATAA
- a CDS encoding DUF6719 family protein, which translates to MQAKTYPKLKGMTVLSSTGAVLAMLTSPASAEIKTVTTKPTAATMTPGEPVLYDDKNCPAGMIAKFTKAKRNNSISKKCVHK; encoded by the coding sequence ATGCAGGCCAAGACCTATCCGAAATTGAAGGGCATGACCGTCCTGTCATCGACAGGCGCGGTTCTCGCGATGCTGACATCGCCGGCAAGCGCCGAGATCAAGACGGTGACGACCAAGCCCACGGCAGCCACGATGACGCCGGGTGAGCCGGTCCTTTACGACGACAAGAACTGCCCTGCCGGGATGATCGCAAAGTTCACCAAGGCGAAACGAAACAACAGTATCAGCAAGAAATGCGTTCATAAGTAA
- a CDS encoding DUF2000 family protein yields MFDTKIAIVLRNNLASWQTLNVTAFLMSGIAGQNPDIIGEAYKDKAGNLYNALSVQPIIVLSADDATIAAVHRRSLERGIATSIFIEEMFATGHDAANREVFAQFAPDDAKVVGIAMRADKKIVDKITKGARMHA; encoded by the coding sequence ATGTTTGATACCAAAATTGCGATCGTCCTGCGAAACAATCTTGCCTCCTGGCAGACGCTGAATGTCACAGCCTTCCTGATGAGCGGCATCGCCGGGCAGAATCCCGATATCATCGGCGAAGCCTATAAGGACAAGGCGGGCAATCTTTACAATGCCCTTTCCGTCCAGCCGATTATCGTCCTGTCGGCCGACGACGCGACCATTGCCGCCGTTCACCGCCGCTCGCTGGAGCGCGGCATCGCTACGTCGATCTTCATCGAGGAAATGTTTGCGACCGGCCACGATGCCGCCAACCGCGAGGTCTTCGCGCAATTTGCCCCAGACGATGCCAAGGTCGTCGGCATCGCCATGCGCGCCGACAAGAAGATCGTTGACAAGATCACCAAGGGCGCCAGGATGCATGCCTGA
- a CDS encoding AraC family transcriptional regulator: MSQDVNSTLFQGLERLCAPSGADGILTAPAFPGIERIEAQFSGNAFEPHRHDTYAIGVTLKGVQTFSYRGEKRFSMPGQVIVLHPDEEHDGGAGTEDGLQYRMLYIEPALVAECLDAEKMGLPFVGEPVFGDAALAHVLLGALSDLDGELDGLFVDDFLTEVAGGLARRASAPVKPIGKLAWRQARKARDYLEAHATRAVHSEELEVVTGLDRFTLSRHFRAAFATSPHRYLLMRRLQQARALIIEGEKLPEIAFATGFADQSHFNRHFKKAYGMTPGQWAALRRGSSPGRSSWR; this comes from the coding sequence TTGAGCCAGGATGTAAATTCAACCCTCTTCCAGGGTCTTGAACGTTTGTGCGCGCCATCTGGCGCGGACGGCATCCTGACTGCGCCTGCCTTTCCGGGTATCGAGCGCATCGAGGCGCAATTCTCCGGCAATGCCTTCGAGCCGCACCGCCACGACACCTATGCGATCGGCGTGACGCTGAAGGGCGTCCAGACTTTCAGCTATCGCGGCGAGAAGCGTTTCAGCATGCCCGGCCAGGTGATCGTGCTGCATCCCGACGAAGAGCATGACGGCGGGGCGGGAACCGAGGACGGGCTGCAATATCGGATGCTCTATATCGAGCCGGCGCTGGTCGCCGAATGTCTGGATGCGGAGAAGATGGGGTTGCCCTTCGTCGGCGAGCCCGTGTTCGGCGATGCGGCGCTTGCCCATGTGCTGCTCGGGGCGCTCAGCGATCTCGATGGCGAGCTCGACGGTCTGTTCGTCGATGATTTCCTGACGGAGGTGGCGGGCGGTCTGGCAAGGCGGGCGAGTGCACCGGTGAAACCGATCGGCAAGCTTGCCTGGCGGCAGGCGCGCAAGGCGCGTGATTATCTCGAGGCGCATGCGACGCGCGCCGTTCATTCCGAAGAGCTGGAAGTTGTGACCGGTCTCGACCGTTTCACGCTGTCACGGCATTTCCGCGCGGCCTTTGCCACCAGTCCGCACCGCTATCTGCTGATGCGGCGGCTGCAGCAGGCAAGGGCGCTGATCATCGAAGGCGAGAAGCTGCCGGAGATCGCCTTTGCGACCGGCTTTGCCGACCAGAGCCATTTCAACCGGCATTTCAAGAAAGCCTATGGCATGACGCCCGGGCAGTGGGCGGCGCTCAGACGCGGCTCATCGCCAGGCCGCTCTTCCTGGCGATGA